GTTCCATAGAAAAGTGttaccacaatgaggtgagaggagcaggtggaaaaggccttttgcctcccggtggtggaagggattctcaggatagTGCTAACAATACAAACATAGGATGTCAAGGTTAATAGAAATGGGGAAACTGCATctgggaaaaaaaatatataaaaaaccaGCATCATTTGCCTGGTGTCGCTGCAGGAGAGCTTTAAAATTGGGGTGAGATCACAAAAGAAATGATCCAtttcattggggccacagaaaATTACTTGTGACATAAAACACATCATTATTGTACAAGGTAGAAATCCAATTATCCAACATCCAGCTGCTAGCTGGAGGCACAACTTGCCATTCATACAGGTTCCATAGTGCAGTGGTTTGCATAtggctaaataccgatcataagacatcgctGCCAGGAGATAACACTCTGTAGTTgctagaaaacaaaagaaaaaaaactgtgtTATGCAACCCCCaacagaaatggttctgtccccagtcaaGAGACTGGACAGCATCCTGGGCAGGAGGGCAGaagtgtagcaggtctccaggcaggacaagttccccaggaagaagtacatgggggtgtgaaggtgctgatcagtcaCAACTAGAGCAATGATGAGGATGTTTCCGGCCATGGTCACAATGTAGATCACTAGGAAAACCAGGAAGAGAAGGATCTGCAGTTCAGGGAGATCCCCAAACCCCAGGAGAATGAATTCTGTGACATCTGTTTGATTTTCCACATCTTCTTTCTCCATGAGCTGCATCCTGTGATAGGGAAAAGTAATGAACATCGGAAGATTTGACTGTACCGTGAAATTAGATAGATTTCCATCTTTTGATGCCATAAGAGTTCCCACTGCCAATTGAGAGCTGGGTTTATATTCTCTCACAACAGAGAAACTTCTTCACTTCAGAGAGATTCATAGagattccacacacaccccaaaaagcAATTAATTTCCCCTCTTCTACGCCATACCCCAACTTTTTTCATTCATTGATTCTTAGATTTaagaccaaaagggacca
The window above is part of the Chrysemys picta bellii isolate R12L10 chromosome 12, ASM1138683v2, whole genome shotgun sequence genome. Proteins encoded here:
- the LOC135974755 gene encoding olfactory receptor 5B21-like codes for the protein MQLMEKEDVENQTDVTEFILLGFGDLPELQILLFLVFLVIYIVTMAGNILIIALVVTDQHLHTPMYFFLGNLSCLETCYTSALLPRMLSSLLTGDRTISVGGCITQFFFFCFLATTECYLLAAMSYDRYLAICKPLHYGTCMNGKLCLQLAAGCWIIGFLPCTIMMCFMSQVIFCGPNEMDHFFCDLTPILKLSCSDTRQMMLVFYIFFFPDAVSPFLLTLTSYVCIVSTILRIPSTTGRQKAFSTCSSHLIVVTLFYGTIVIVYMIPKSSNLRALSKVFSVFYTVLTPLANPLIYSLRNREVKEALRKAVRKCLALIKNSD